The Nanoarchaeota archaeon nucleotide sequence TATATCGAAGCGTTCTTTAAGGCGATTGACTGGAAAACTGTGGAGAAAAGGTTTGAATACACTTCAAAATAATTTCTATTTCATCAAATCCACAACCCAATGCGAGCGCGTCTTCAAATCAACTACAGATATCTTTCCCGGATTTGCAGTATGCCCCACGCGGTCCATAAACGCGGTCTGGCCCTGGAATGTGCTTGAGCAAATCATTGTGACGCCGCGATAATTTTCTATTGCATGGGAATGCAAATGTCCTGTAAGAAATATATCCGGAATAGTATCAATCACAAAATAATCCCTTTCTTCCGGCGAAAGCGTTATCGAACCGTAAATCGGCGCAAGATGCCTCTTTCTGAGCATTTCCTTCATCACATGCTGCGGCTCTTTCATAGTTTTCATGCGAAGGTAGGGTATATCATTAACAATATCCGTAATGCTTGAGCCGTGATAGATGAGGATGTCTATCCCTTCATTTCCATCACTGGCGCCTATGCTGACAAGCGCGGGATTCGAGACAAGATGAATATTTTTATTATGGTATATATTTGGCAGAAACTCCATTCCAATAGGATATTGCGGTTCAGCACTCCTTACTGCATCATGATTTCCGGGAGATATGATTATGTCGATATGCTCGGGTATTTTGCACACAAACTTCTCAAAAAGCGCGTATTGCTCATAAATATCCTTAACTGCAAGGTCTTTTTCCTGGCTCGGATAGATCCCTACGCCGTCAACAACATCTCCTGCAATGATAAGGTATTTTATGTTCTTTGCTTTAGGATCGTTGTTTATCCAATATATGAACTTTTTTTCTGCATCCGGTAAAAACTCTTTGCTTCCAAAATGAAGGTCGGATATAAATGCCGCGCATATAGGTTCTGGAAGCGTCTTTATCTTCTGCGGAAACGGAACATCAGGAAAAGTTATGGTATCCGTAAAAAGATAGTTCTTTGAAATGCTTCCTTTGACGCCGATTACTTCATCCTTTACTATGCGGTCCTCGCCTATGTTTTTGTCTTTTTTTATAAACGCGTTTATCTTTCCCGTAGGGTCTTCAAGCTCAATAATTGTATTTCCGTGCTTTGACTGGAAAATCCCGGTTACCATACCTATTACAGAAACATTTTTCTCGGTTTTCTGGTCATTTGGCCTAAAGCGGTTCATCGAAA carries:
- a CDS encoding DNA-directed DNA polymerase II small subunit, yielding MNSLVNNILEQGVLLDEGALSFIRAKDMSEDFVKFAKERSCKIKDISNGFPIINKEKINVFFEDVGREFEKQLPNSVAKELAAAAQGHKTAKDIVSSVRIKNEFNEKMREKNIDSFFDYYANKYARLKSILMQRPELSGSVSMNRFRPNDQKTEKNVSVIGMVTGIFQSKHGNTIIELEDPTGKINAFIKKDKNIGEDRIVKDEVIGVKGSISKNYLFTDTITFPDVPFPQKIKTLPEPICAAFISDLHFGSKEFLPDAEKKFIYWINNDPKAKNIKYLIIAGDVVDGVGIYPSQEKDLAVKDIYEQYALFEKFVCKIPEHIDIIISPGNHDAVRSAEPQYPIGMEFLPNIYHNKNIHLVSNPALVSIGASDGNEGIDILIYHGSSITDIVNDIPYLRMKTMKEPQHVMKEMLRKRHLAPIYGSITLSPEERDYFVIDTIPDIFLTGHLHSHAIENYRGVTMICSSTFQGQTAFMDRVGHTANPGKISVVDLKTRSHWVVDLMK